A region from the Kineothrix sp. IPX-CK genome encodes:
- a CDS encoding PfkB family carbohydrate kinase, whose protein sequence is MMAEHNIKVLGFGDNVVDMYEHTKTMYPGGNCVNLCAYATIFGVEKSAYMGYFGNDEKAEWVIKALDDLNIETVKCKQLEGENGWSKIDLENGERVFVDWNDGGIRGKTPFILDRFDLEYIKQFDFVHSGNYCFTEEELPKIKDAGVKISFDFSDDSTDEYYKKIIPYVDYAFCSFDGCDEAVKEHLKMMTEGGATLAAASRGSKGCILYDGNEYYVQAAVPIVKVVDTMGAGDSLIASFTIGYADKLKKGMEQSEAIRTSLAEAAAFASKICECSGAFGYGTKYE, encoded by the coding sequence ATGATGGCGGAACACAATATAAAAGTATTAGGTTTTGGTGATAATGTAGTAGATATGTATGAGCATACCAAGACTATGTATCCAGGGGGTAACTGTGTAAATTTATGCGCATATGCCACAATCTTCGGAGTTGAAAAGTCCGCGTATATGGGATATTTCGGAAATGATGAAAAAGCGGAATGGGTCATCAAGGCATTGGATGATCTGAACATTGAAACTGTAAAATGTAAACAACTGGAAGGCGAAAACGGCTGGTCTAAGATTGATCTGGAGAATGGTGAGCGTGTTTTTGTTGATTGGAATGATGGGGGTATCAGAGGAAAAACTCCATTTATCTTAGATCGTTTTGATCTGGAATATATCAAACAGTTTGATTTTGTTCATAGTGGAAATTACTGTTTCACAGAAGAAGAGCTTCCTAAAATAAAAGACGCGGGCGTGAAGATTTCTTTTGATTTTTCGGATGATTCCACGGACGAATATTATAAAAAAATCATTCCATATGTTGACTATGCGTTCTGCTCTTTTGACGGATGCGATGAAGCAGTGAAGGAACATCTTAAGATGATGACAGAAGGCGGTGCCACGCTTGCAGCAGCTTCACGCGGATCGAAGGGATGTATTCTCTACGATGGAAATGAATACTACGTGCAAGCAGCAGTTCCAATTGTAAAAGTAGTGGATACCATGGGCGCAGGAGATTCCTTGATTGCATCATTTACAATCGGTTATGCTGATAAGCTGAAAAAGGGAATGGAGCAGTCGGAAGCAATTCGTACAAGTCTTGCGGAGGCTGCAGCATTCGCATCAAAAATCTGCGAATGTTCCGGTGCGTTCGGATATGGAACAAAATATGAATAG
- a CDS encoding SIS domain-containing protein, with protein MIYKGDICEYIEDTPKILSGIWERRAAIFEDCMKNLMQEKVSVLYLTGTGSSYHSAVAAASFLKKILGIRVFPVYPITISEELCFMNKNSLVIGISQQGTSTAVISGLDEARKAGVRTISVTGEYDTEITSHSDATIYVECGYEDAGATTKGYTATVLTLILFGIGLAGVQGILSDSKEKEYQGRVKRVIDHMPAVLEKSVNWSQKAAESLKDCKNLIVLYDGIMQASMLEAVLKISETCRFPVRGYQTDAFMHGMYNAVDEETEFLYLFPPDKKQKQQLDRLYDYYEKQGNRQYRMPEDYFINDTELSVLEYILPIQMLFVLTSRKRGIDLNIPKDPDFHKFMGSKLEIEKISEDLS; from the coding sequence ATGATATACAAGGGTGATATATGTGAATATATTGAAGATACACCAAAGATATTAAGCGGCATATGGGAAAGAAGAGCTGCTATATTCGAAGATTGCATGAAAAATCTTATGCAAGAAAAAGTATCAGTATTATATTTGACCGGAACAGGCTCATCCTATCATAGTGCAGTTGCTGCGGCTTCTTTCTTAAAGAAAATATTGGGTATACGGGTTTTTCCCGTATACCCGATAACTATATCCGAGGAACTATGCTTTATGAATAAAAATAGCCTGGTTATCGGTATTTCACAACAGGGAACAAGCACGGCTGTTATTTCCGGATTAGATGAAGCAAGAAAGGCCGGAGTACGCACCATTTCTGTAACGGGAGAATATGACACGGAAATCACGAGTCATAGTGATGCTACAATTTATGTTGAATGTGGATACGAAGATGCAGGAGCTACCACCAAAGGATATACGGCAACGGTACTGACCTTAATTCTTTTTGGAATTGGATTGGCAGGAGTGCAGGGAATACTGTCAGATTCCAAAGAAAAGGAATATCAGGGCCGTGTGAAAAGAGTGATCGATCATATGCCGGCTGTATTAGAAAAGTCGGTTAACTGGAGTCAGAAAGCAGCAGAGTCTTTAAAAGACTGTAAAAATCTGATTGTACTATATGATGGAATTATGCAGGCATCGATGCTGGAAGCGGTTCTGAAAATATCTGAAACATGTCGTTTCCCGGTTCGTGGATATCAAACAGATGCATTTATGCATGGAATGTATAATGCGGTAGATGAGGAAACCGAATTTTTATATCTGTTTCCACCGGATAAAAAGCAAAAACAGCAGTTGGATCGATTGTATGATTATTATGAAAAGCAGGGAAACAGGCAGTATCGTATGCCAGAAGATTATTTTATAAATGATACGGAATTATCAGTATTGGAATATATTTTACCAATACAGATGCTATTTGTCTTAACATCCAGAAAGCGTGGAATTGATTTAAATATTCCAAAAGATCCTGATTTTCATAAATTCATGGGCAGTAAATTGGAAATAGAAAAAATATCTGAAGATTTATCGTGA